From Zea mays cultivar B73 chromosome 3, Zm-B73-REFERENCE-NAM-5.0, whole genome shotgun sequence:
gactgtccggtggccccacatgttagagctccaacggtcgaaccctaacggttgggtgacatggctagcgcaccggacagtgtccggtgacacaccggactgtctggtgcgtccttcgacaacagccttcctcaacgaccactttggtggttggggctataaatacccccaaccaccaacacttcaaggcattcaagttttcagccaacacattcaatacaagagctagtgcattcaatacaagacacaaatagagtgaatcaaaatctctccaagtcccaattccactcaaagcaattagtgactagaagagagaattttgcggtgttcttttgagctcttgcgcttggatcgcttttcttcttcctcctttcttgttctcaactcaattgtaatcaaagcaagagacaccaagttgtggtggtccttttagtggactaagtgtcccgtttgattgaagagaaaagctcactcggtctaggtaaccgtttgagagagggaaagggttgaaagagacccgatctttgtgaccaccgcaACATGGAGTagatttgcaagaaccgaacctcagtaaaacaaattatcgtgtcactctcgctatttgctcgcgatttgttttcatcctctctttcggactcgattatatttctaacgctaactccggcttgtagttgtgcttaaactttataaatttcagatttgcctattcacccccctataggcgactttcaatagcaCGAGTGGGAGTGGAGGTTAACCCTAGCACAATCGACTGGCCTACGAGAGACGAGAAATGCGAAAAGGTGCGTGTAAATGGGCTGCCTCTAGCTCTAGGGAAACGGTTGGTCTCGACGTGCCCACAGGGCTCGGGCTGCTCCTGTGAGGCCATGCCCTGGGTCCTGGCCAAGGAACTAAACAGAGCATGGCGTATTATTCTAGCTACCTCTAAGTGCTATTAAGTGGGGATGTTGTGCTGCGTGTGGCTTGGAGTTGGTTTGTCACTACCCATATGTGGTGTAATGGCTTATTGGTAGACGAGAAACGGGAGGACGAATAGGCCTAAACGGTTTGCGCGTGACGCACGACGTACGACACACAATATTGTTGCTTTAAAAGAGTATAGACTTATTTCTTCCTATTCCTATTGGTTTATTGCTTGTGGGTTGGTTAATACTAAATATGAACAAACAAGATTCAAATACCCCGAGGTAATTATGTGCTTGTAAAGCCTATGATTTATTCCTTGCTACCTCGACCAGATGTAGCACTAGGTACAAGATAACGATAATAAGCACCTCCTACAAgatgggtttggaaaatgtgaaAAATATGCACATACATCAGCTATAAACCCATTTTGTGAGTACACATGGGGCTTCCATCCACTTGGAGCAGACCCATCATATTGCACTCGGAAAAACTACAGCACAACGAAACGATCATGATTCCTTTTTATTCAACTGCGTGCGAACATTCACTGCACTAGAGAAAGCTTTCTCTCGCCGACTCTGTAAGACGTTGCACGAACATATAACATACTTACATAGGCACCCAGCCACCAACAAAGGTGTTCGACACCATGCATGCAGCAGCCAGCGCCTGAAACATCAGACGTGTCTCTTGATGGCGTCGCTGTAGCCCGTGTGGTCGTCGTAGAACTTGGCCCAGAGCATGACGCCGCCGTACTTGCGCGATCTCCTGATGAGGGGGAGTACCTGCGACGTAAGCTTGCCGGCGGGCACGAACCCGGTGCCCGCCGCGCTCTTGGAGGCGGGCAGACCGAGGAAGATCTGTCCCGCCGGCACCGACTGCCACCTCTTCCACGCGTGCAGGAACGCGCGGGGGCCAGCACTCACCTGGCACGGAGGGTTGTTGTAGAACTGCACCCACACGAAGTCGAACAGCCCCGTCTTGATCGCGCCGTCGTCCCACTCGTCCGGGAACGGGCACTGCGGCGCCGCGCTCAGAAGCACCGCATTGCCGTCCTTTTCCTTACCCATATCCTTGAGTTCCCTGCATGCGTGTCGTGCAGCAGCCATGTCAGGACCGTGTGCTGTGCTCACTAGTCACTACGAGCGCGCAGCGCAGTGCAACGACGACGACGGCTCGGCTGTGACTGAGCGTCCGAGTGTTTATGACCTGGCGAGGACGTCCCAGTACTTGGCGCCGCCACGCTCGATGTCGAAGTCGACGCCGTCGAGGACGGCGTCGCCGAGGGGGCGAGACGACGAGTTGCCGCCCAGGTAGTTGTTC
This genomic window contains:
- the LOC103650980 gene encoding acidic endochitinase translates to MTAKNQNMAARELTRLHLQLVAIVLVAILATCHAGSIAVYWGQNDGESSLSDTCASGNYKFVVIAFVYKFGKGQTPELNLAGHCDPSSGGCKCLSKDIRSCQRRGVKVLLSIGGADGSYGLASERDAREVAEYLWNNYLGGNSSSRPLGDAVLDGVDFDIERGGAKYWDVLARELKDMGKEKDGNAVLLSAAPQCPFPDEWDDGAIKTGLFDFVWVQFYNNPPCQVSAGPRAFLHAWKRWQSVPAGQIFLGLPASKSAAGTGFVPAGKLTSQVLPLIRRSRKYGGVMLWAKFYDDHTGYSDAIKRHV